ATGATCCGGTCCTCGCCCTTGAAATTACACGATTACGGGTCCGGTGAAGGTACGTTCCGTGCCTGCGCCTTCCGTGAAACCACCATGAGATACAGGATCATGAGAAGGAAGAGGGCGATGATTCCCCCCATGGTGAAATAAACCACACTAAGACTTCGGACCCTTTCGATCCATCCCACGGCATACACGGCCAGAGATCCTACGCCAAAGTAGAGAATGAACTTGATGCCGTAGGCGGTGCTTCTCCACCGTGCCGGGCTGAAGACGGCCACCAGACTGTTTTCTATGGGCTGCATTCCCAGGGAAAAGAAAATGTAAAGGCCGGCCGCCACTATGAGGAACTGCTGGTCAAGAATGCCCATGAGGAGAACAAAGGGCAGGCTGATCAGGTGGAAGAGAAAGTAAAGCAGCCGCAAATCGTGGCGGTCCGCCAGTCTGCCCCCTGCAAGCTGACCGAACATACCGATGCCGAATATGATCGATGCCAGAAAGGTTGCCGCCATTGTGGATGCCCCCGTGATGTGGGGAAGATCGATGGATTGCAGCGCGTTCCAGAGAAAATCGGCCTTCAGCTCGATGTAGGCCGGGAGAACCAGCGTGTTTGCCCGGTAGGCCAGCCCGGCGAGGGTGAAGATGGCACAGAGGACGACGAAATATTTGAGGTTATCATTCGCGTTTTTTCCCGTGCCGGCCGGTGAATCCTGGTGGACCGGCCGCTCATCGATGGGTGTCAGGACAAGCATGACACCCCAGAGCAGAGAAACGATCCCCGCTACGAGGTACACCGACTGCCATCCGGCGGCCCAGTTCATCAGTCCTGCCACGAAAGGGGCGGTTACAAACCCAAGGTTTCCCGCTATGCCGTTGATTCCCAGGGCCATGCCCCGCTTTTTGACGCATCCCGACAGGAGTCCCATCCCCGCGGGGTGATAGATGCCGGCAAAAAGGCCGATAAGCGCCAGGGAGAAACCCATGGAGCGGGGAGTGGTGGAGCATGCCATGGTTATCGAAGCTATACCGAGGCCTGCGAAGAAAACGACCAGGCTTCTGCGGTTGCCCAGGCGGTCTGCGAGAAGGCCCGCCGGAAGGGACGTTATTCCGAAAAGCAGGTACATGGGGAATCCAAGCTTCAGGACATCGGCCAGGCTCATCTCCAGCGACAGCATCAGGGGAATCGCCAGGGAGGGGAAAACGATTTCATAAAAGTGGGTAAGAAAGTGGGCCGCCCCGGTATGGACGACTATCCTGGATTCATTGTTCATGGGATGGATTCATCGTTGACGCCGTAGTTGAATTCCGCGATCACGTTGAGGCGGTTCAGGTTGTACTCCTTCGGCAGGTCTTCAAAGGGGGCAGCCGACAGGACGGCCCGGAGAGACTCCCCATCCAGATGACGGTTTCCCGAGGGCTTGAGTACGAGGGCGTCCGTGCAGTCGCCCCGCCCGGAAATGGAGAACCGGATCACCACCGTTCCGACGCCTTCATGAAAGCCCGCTTCAGGGGGATAGCGCCATTCACGGTCTATCCGTTGCCGAAGCCGCGTCAGGTAGTCGTCATAGGGGGTTTCATTTCTGCCGAGGATTATCGTGTCTTCGCAAAAGCCCCGTTCTCCGGCGTCCGGGCGAAGGGATTGTGTCGACACGAATCCTGCCTCCGTGGTATCCTCACGCACCGCGATATGTTCCGCCCGAAGAATGTCGGGCGCATCGGCCAGGTGGACCACGACAGGATCCGCCGTCCTGTCCCGGCAGCCCTCGGTGTTCAGGGGATTGAGCGCGATGAATCCCAAAAGAAGACCGTGGCCCGCGACAGACAACATGACGGCGGGAATGAACATGGTGTATGATGGCATGATTCCGCAACTCCGTGATGCATCATAGCGAAGGGACCGCCTGGAGGCAAGAGCTGTTTTTCGACGGCTGAACCCCGGCGATAAAGCCGGAAAGCAGTATTACAACCAGTGCAGGAGTTGTCCATGACGGAAGATGAACGTTTTATGACGGTCGCTCTCGAAGAGTGCCGCAAGGCCGCCGCCATGGGTGAGGTTCCCGTGGGAGCCGTCGTCGTTCGCGACGGTGTCATCCTCTCCCGGGCACACAACAGTCCCCTCTCGAGCCGGGATCCCACGGCCCATGCCGAGATCAGCGCCCTGCGGCTCGCGGCCGCCCGGGAAGGCAATTACCGCCTGCCGGGGACGACGCTCTATGTCACCATCGAACCCTGTGTCATGTGCGCGGGAGCGATTGTCCAGGCACGGGTTTCACGAATCGTCTACGGTGCCCGCGACCCGAAGGGAGGGGCCGTCCGTTCGCTCTACACCGTCTTCGATGACGGGAAAGTAAATCACGTGCCCCGTGTGACCGGCGGCGTTCTCGAGGAGGAGTGCCGGGAAATTATGAGTAGATTTTTCCGTCAAAAGAGGGTATGAAACGACGTTTGGATGTTCCCGCGGAGAGATACCGAAGTGGTCGTAACGGGGTCGACTCGAAATCGACTTGGGGGCCAAAAGCCCTCACGGGGGTTCGAATCCCCCTCTCTCCGCCATTTGATGATGGCCTTCACGCTGAAGTGTTCACGGAGGGATGTCCGAGAGGCTGAAGGAGCACGACTGGAAATCGTGTGTACGCCCACAAAGGTGTACCGGGGGTTCGAATCCCCCTCTCTCCGCCATTGTATTCAGTCGGTACATGATAGCCGGGTCCCGGGGAACGACGAACTGTGAACCCCGTCAGGTCCGGAAGGAAGCAGCGGCAGCGGTCCCGGCGTTTGCTTCGGGGTGGCCCGGCTATCAGTATTTCGATGGGGCGTGACGCGTCCTGTCGTTCGGGGGAGTGTTTTAATGGAATATGTCGTTCTGGCCCGTTCATGCAGACCTCAGACCTTCAGCGAGGTTGTGGGCCAGGATCACGTGGTCAAGACCTTGCGCAACGCCATACGCATGGACAGAACGGCCCATGCCTACCTGTTCAGCGGGCCCCGGGGAACGGGGAAAACCACGGTGGCCCGCATCATGGCAAAGGCCGTCAATTGCCGCGACCGGACCACAGAGGAACCATGCTGCCTCTGTACGAGCTGCCTGGAAATACGGGACGGCATTTCCATCGATGTCCGCGAGATCGACGGCGCCTCGAACCGGGGTATCGACGAGATTCGTGAACTCAAGGAAAACATCAGGTTCGCGCCCGTTTCCTCCCCGCGCAAAATCTACATCATCGACGAAGTCCACATGCTCACCAAAGAGGCCTTCAACGCGCTCCTGAAAACCCTGGAAGAGCCGCCTGCCCATGTCATGTTCATGTTCGCCACTACAGAGCTCTTCAGAGTCCCCGCCACCATACTCTCCCGGTGTCAACACTTCGACTTCAGAAGGATATCCACGGGGATGATCCAGAAAAACCTCTCCTCCATAGCCACCGGGGAAGGAGTCGCCATCAGTGACCGCGGCCTCGCCTGGATCGCCCGGGGAGGCGAGGGGAGCCTCAGGGATGCCCAGAGCCTCTTTGACCAGGTCATATCCTACGCCGGAAAGACCATTGACGACTCCGACATCGAAAGCATCCTGGGCATAACGGGACGGCGGTACGCGGCCCGACTGTCCCGGGCCGTGCTGGAAAAAAATGCGGGACAATGTCTTGAAATAATTGATGAATTATACTACGCGGGTGAAGATATCCGACAGTTCTACGAAGCCTTCACCCGGCACATGATGGGAATCCTCACGGCCCACCTTTCGAAGGACACCGAACTGCTCGCCGACTTCACCGGAGAGGAGCGGGAAGAACTGAGAAACCAGGCCGGCATGGCATCCGAAAAAACGCTTGAACGGCTCCTGGACATACTCCTGGCCGGTGACGAAGACACGCGGAGATCGTCGAATCCCCGGATCGTCTTCGAGTATCTCCTGGTAAAAATGGCTATTCTGGAGCCGGTCATTCCCGTTGATGACATGATCGATCGCCTGGAGGGCCTTGAAGCACGTATCGTATCGGGCGGGAGCCGGGACACGGTGAAAGCGGGGGATGATCGGAAGGCGGCGAAATCGGTGCGAGCCATGGAGGATCGGGAGGGAGACATCGCCGAGGCACCACCGGCGCCCCGGGAGGGATACCTTCCGGACGAAACGTATCAGCCGCCACGGTTCGAGCCGGGAGACGATCTGTGGGTTTCCTTCAAGGAACGGCTGAGACAGGAAAATCCCATCGTGTACTCCAAGCTGTCCGCCGGCGAACATCTGGCTACGGAGGGCGACATCCTCAGAGTCGGCTTTCCCCCGGGCTTCCTCTTTCTTGACCACCTGCGGGAACCTGAATCGGAACAGCTCATGAACCGCCTGGCCACACAGTGCGCCGGTCGCCCGATGATCATCCGCGTAGAGGAGACGGACAAAGGGGGAAGTGAAAACGGGTCCGCGGGAACCCGGAAAACGAAGAGATCCGTGGATCAGTTGAAAAGCGAGGCCCTGCGGCATCCTATGGTTCAGAAGGTCATGGATGTCTTCGAGGGCGCCGAGATACGGGATGTAAAGATAGTCGACGGAAGTTCATGACAAGGAGGCAGACAGGTGGCGCAGAATTTCGGAAAATTGATGAAACAGGCTCAGCAGATGCAGGCGAAAATGTTGCAGCTGCAGGAAGAGCTGGGTGAAAAGACCGTGGAGGCTTCCGCCGGCGGAGGCATGGTGACTGCCGTGGTGAATGGAAAATATGAACTTGTGGCGCTTGCAATAGAACGGAGCGTGGTTGATCCCGAGGATGTGGAGATGCTCCAGGACCTCGTCGTGGCGGCCGTCAATGAAGGCATCCGCAAGGCCCAGGAGATGACCCAGGAGGAGATGGCCAGGATCACGGGTGGAATGAACATCCCCGGGTTGACCTGAGCGAAACGCCGTTTCCACGGTAAGGCACGGCGCGAGAAAGAAGGTGCACTATGGCGGGATACCCCCTGCCGATCAGGGTTCTCATAGAGGAATTGAGCCGGTTTCCGGGAATAGGGGAAAAAACTGCGGCGCGGCTGGCGGCCTATGTGCTGCAGGCGTCGACAGACGATATGGAGCGCCTGGCCGACAGTATCCTGGAAGTGAAGAAGAAAATCAGGATCTGCTCCATTTGTTTCAATCTGGCGGAGCGGGAACTCTGCGATGTGTGTAACGATGAATCCCGGGACCGGGGAGTGATCTGCGTCGTCGAAGACACGGACACCCTGGTGGTCATAGAAGACAGCGGCGGGTTTTCAGGGACCTACCACGTCCTTCATGGAGTTCTCTCTCCCGCCGAGGGGATCGGTCCCGAGCAGCTTCGTCTGGACGACCTGGTCAGACGCGTCACCACCGACGGCGTCGTTCGGGAAGTGTTCGTGGCCACCAACCCCAGTGTCCAGGGAGAAACAACGGCCCTTCTCATCAAGCGGCTCCTGGAAGACACGCCGGTAATGGTCACCAGGATCGCCCTCGGCGTTCCCCTGGGAGGAAGCCTCAAGTACGTCGACCGGATGACCATGGCCAAGGCCATAGAATTCAGGCGGGGAGTATAGGAAGGCCGATGGGGACTGTCAGGACCATACAGGCCGCGGAGATCACCGAAGCCGTCCGTGATCTTTTCATACGGGCAAACAGCGATCTCGGCGACGATGTGCTCGATGCCCTGAAACAGGCGCTTCTGCGTGAGGACTCGCGGCTCGCGCGCTCCGCCCTGGTGACCATAATAGAAAACATTACCGTGGCCCGGGAAGAATCCCTGCCCCTTTGTCAGGACACGGGGCTTGCCGTCATATTCGCCGAGGTGGGCCAGGACATCCATGTCGGAGGAGGGGATTTCAACGAAGCGCTCCAGGAGGGCGTACGACGGGCCTATACTGAGGGATACCTGAGAAAGTCCCTGTGCGATCCTCTGACGAGGCAGAACACGGGTGACAACACCCCCGCCGTAATACACACCGAAATCGTTCCGGGCGACCGGATACGCATCACCGCCATGCCCAAAGGCGGAGGCAGTGAAAACATGAGCGTCGCCCGCATGCTTGTTCCTTCGGCGGGGCTGGAAGGTATAAAACAACTGGTTATTGAGACAGTCCGTCAGGCGGGCCCCAATGCCTGCCCGCCCGTTACCGTCGGCGTGGGAATCGGGGGATCCCTGGAAAAGTCGGCCATCCTGGCGAAAAAAGCCTTGATGCGGCCGCTCGATCCCGACGGCGGGGGGGAGGAGCGGCTTCGTCTGCTGGAACGGGACATTCTCGACGGTATCAACAACCTTGGAATCGGGCCCCAGGGCTACGGCGGCACCGTGACCGCCCTGGCGGTTCATGTGGAGATGTCGCCCTGTCACATATCGAGCCTCCCCGTGACGGTAAACCTGCAGTGCCACGCGTCACGGCACCGGGACATAATCTTGTGAGCAAAGTCATCGTCGCCGATACCCCCTTCACCGAGAAGGTGCGTCGAAGCCTCAGGATCGGGGACCGGGTTCTGTACACAGGATCCATGGTCACCGCCCGGGATGTGGCCCACCGGAGGCTCTGCGAGGCATTGGGAGAGGGCCGTGAACTCCCCGTCAATCTTGAAGAAGCGGTTGTTTTTTACGCGGCGCCGGCACCGACGCCGCCCGGACGGATCATCGGCTCCATCGGCCCCACCACAAGCGGACGCATGGACCGGTACACGCCCTTTTTCATCGAAAGAGGTCTTCGAGTCATGATCGGGAAGGGAAAGCGGTCTCCCGAGGTCCGTGACGCCATCGTACGGTATGGAGCCGTCTATTTCGGGGCCCCCGGCGGTACGGCGGCCCTGCTGGCACGAACCGTACGCTCCGTGAGAACGATCGCCTATGAAGACCTCGGCCCCGAAGCCATCATAGAACTCACCGTCGTCGATTTCCCGCTCCTGGTTATTAACGACTGCCACGGCGGCGACCTTTACGAGCGGGCATCCCGCTGAAACCGCCTGAATACGGGCCTTCAGGGCTGTATGGCGGCCCGGCCGACGTATTTACCGGGAAAAGTTTTGTTGACACCACCGCGGATATTATTTATAGGGCTTTCTTTAATAAAACGCAGGGAGATGTGCTGTATGGTTGAAATACGGTGGCACGGACGGGGCGGCCAGGGAGCGGTGACATCCGTTGAGATGTTCGCGTTGGCCGCTATAGAGGAGGGCAAATTCGCCCAGGGATTTCCAAGCTTCGGCCCTGAACGCCGGGGAGCTCCCGTGGCGGCCTTCAATCGGGTGGACACGAAACGAATCAAGGTGCGGTCCGGTATTTATCAGCCTGACGTAGTGGTGGTACTCGACCCCAGTCTTATGGGAACGGTCAACGTTATCGACGGACTCAAAGAAGATGGAATCCTTATTGTCAATACGGCCGACAGCCCCGATGGAATCAGAAAACGGACGGGCTTCAAGGGCACCATCGCCACGGTAGATGCCGGCCACATTGCCCGGGAAGAGCTGGGCGTTCCGATTACCAACACGACCATGCTGGGTGCCCTCATGCGTGCCACGAACCTTGTGAAAATGGAGTCGGCTGAAGAACCTCTGAAGGAACGCTTCGGGCGGCTGGCTCCGCGAAACGTGAAAGCCATGGCGAGGGCATACAAAGAATTGAAGATATCGAAAGCAGCCTAAACGATCAACTGAAGGTGGAATCCCATGAAAGAGAAAAAAAAGTGGCCGGAAGACTGGCAGGATATCACTCCCGGCATGATGGTCTTCGAGCCGGGCAACGCCCGGCAGTATCACACCGGAGCATGGCGGGCGGATCGGCCGATCTTTGACGAGAGTAAGTGCATACGGTGCGGCGTCTGCTACATCTACTGTCCCGAGGGATGCGTTTACCAGAAGGCGGACGGATACTTCGAGGCTGATCTCGACTACTGCAAGGGCTGCGGAATCTGTGCCCATGAATGCTGGCCCCGGGCAATCACAATGGTCGAGGAGGAGGTGTAGCCCATGTCGAAACGAATTGGAATGGAAATAGCCATAGCCGCCGCCGAGGCCGTCGCGCTCTGCCGTCCCGAAGTCATCGCGGCCTATCCCATCACGCCCAACACGCACATACCGGAGCATCTTTCCGACATTGTCGCCGCCGG
This portion of the Syntrophales bacterium genome encodes:
- a CDS encoding FumA C-terminus/TtdB family hydratase beta subunit, with the translated sequence MSKVIVADTPFTEKVRRSLRIGDRVLYTGSMVTARDVAHRRLCEALGEGRELPVNLEEAVVFYAAPAPTPPGRIIGSIGPTTSGRMDRYTPFFIERGLRVMIGKGKRSPEVRDAIVRYGAVYFGAPGGTAALLARTVRSVRTIAYEDLGPEAIIELTVVDFPLLVINDCHGGDLYERASR
- a CDS encoding 4Fe-4S binding protein, translated to MKEKKKWPEDWQDITPGMMVFEPGNARQYHTGAWRADRPIFDESKCIRCGVCYIYCPEGCVYQKADGYFEADLDYCKGCGICAHECWPRAITMVEEEV
- a CDS encoding TonB family protein; protein product: MPSYTMFIPAVMLSVAGHGLLLGFIALNPLNTEGCRDRTADPVVVHLADAPDILRAEHIAVREDTTEAGFVSTQSLRPDAGERGFCEDTIILGRNETPYDDYLTRLRQRIDREWRYPPEAGFHEGVGTVVIRFSISGRGDCTDALVLKPSGNRHLDGESLRAVLSAAPFEDLPKEYNLNRLNVIAEFNYGVNDESIP
- the recR gene encoding recombination mediator RecR, coding for MAGYPLPIRVLIEELSRFPGIGEKTAARLAAYVLQASTDDMERLADSILEVKKKIRICSICFNLAERELCDVCNDESRDRGVICVVEDTDTLVVIEDSGGFSGTYHVLHGVLSPAEGIGPEQLRLDDLVRRVTTDGVVREVFVATNPSVQGETTALLIKRLLEDTPVMVTRIALGVPLGGSLKYVDRMTMAKAIEFRRGV
- a CDS encoding MFS transporter, which codes for MNNESRIVVHTGAAHFLTHFYEIVFPSLAIPLMLSLEMSLADVLKLGFPMYLLFGITSLPAGLLADRLGNRRSLVVFFAGLGIASITMACSTTPRSMGFSLALIGLFAGIYHPAGMGLLSGCVKKRGMALGINGIAGNLGFVTAPFVAGLMNWAAGWQSVYLVAGIVSLLWGVMLVLTPIDERPVHQDSPAGTGKNANDNLKYFVVLCAIFTLAGLAYRANTLVLPAYIELKADFLWNALQSIDLPHITGASTMAATFLASIIFGIGMFGQLAGGRLADRHDLRLLYFLFHLISLPFVLLMGILDQQFLIVAAGLYIFFSLGMQPIENSLVAVFSPARWRSTAYGIKFILYFGVGSLAVYAVGWIERVRSLSVVYFTMGGIIALFLLMILYLMVVSRKAQARNVPSPDP
- a CDS encoding YbaB/EbfC family nucleoid-associated protein produces the protein MKQAQQMQAKMLQLQEELGEKTVEASAGGGMVTAVVNGKYELVALAIERSVVDPEDVEMLQDLVVAAVNEGIRKAQEMTQEEMARITGGMNIPGLT
- the tadA gene encoding tRNA adenosine(34) deaminase TadA; translation: MTEDERFMTVALEECRKAAAMGEVPVGAVVVRDGVILSRAHNSPLSSRDPTAHAEISALRLAAAREGNYRLPGTTLYVTIEPCVMCAGAIVQARVSRIVYGARDPKGGAVRSLYTVFDDGKVNHVPRVTGGVLEEECREIMSRFFRQKRV
- a CDS encoding fumarate hydratase, with amino-acid sequence MGTVRTIQAAEITEAVRDLFIRANSDLGDDVLDALKQALLREDSRLARSALVTIIENITVAREESLPLCQDTGLAVIFAEVGQDIHVGGGDFNEALQEGVRRAYTEGYLRKSLCDPLTRQNTGDNTPAVIHTEIVPGDRIRITAMPKGGGSENMSVARMLVPSAGLEGIKQLVIETVRQAGPNACPPVTVGVGIGGSLEKSAILAKKALMRPLDPDGGGEERLRLLERDILDGINNLGIGPQGYGGTVTALAVHVEMSPCHISSLPVTVNLQCHASRHRDIIL
- a CDS encoding 2-oxoacid:acceptor oxidoreductase family protein; its protein translation is MVEIRWHGRGGQGAVTSVEMFALAAIEEGKFAQGFPSFGPERRGAPVAAFNRVDTKRIKVRSGIYQPDVVVVLDPSLMGTVNVIDGLKEDGILIVNTADSPDGIRKRTGFKGTIATVDAGHIAREELGVPITNTTMLGALMRATNLVKMESAEEPLKERFGRLAPRNVKAMARAYKELKISKAA
- the dnaX gene encoding DNA polymerase III subunit gamma/tau; translated protein: MEYVVLARSCRPQTFSEVVGQDHVVKTLRNAIRMDRTAHAYLFSGPRGTGKTTVARIMAKAVNCRDRTTEEPCCLCTSCLEIRDGISIDVREIDGASNRGIDEIRELKENIRFAPVSSPRKIYIIDEVHMLTKEAFNALLKTLEEPPAHVMFMFATTELFRVPATILSRCQHFDFRRISTGMIQKNLSSIATGEGVAISDRGLAWIARGGEGSLRDAQSLFDQVISYAGKTIDDSDIESILGITGRRYAARLSRAVLEKNAGQCLEIIDELYYAGEDIRQFYEAFTRHMMGILTAHLSKDTELLADFTGEEREELRNQAGMASEKTLERLLDILLAGDEDTRRSSNPRIVFEYLLVKMAILEPVIPVDDMIDRLEGLEARIVSGGSRDTVKAGDDRKAAKSVRAMEDREGDIAEAPPAPREGYLPDETYQPPRFEPGDDLWVSFKERLRQENPIVYSKLSAGEHLATEGDILRVGFPPGFLFLDHLREPESEQLMNRLATQCAGRPMIIRVEETDKGGSENGSAGTRKTKRSVDQLKSEALRHPMVQKVMDVFEGAEIRDVKIVDGSS